The Natator depressus isolate rNatDep1 chromosome 11, rNatDep2.hap1, whole genome shotgun sequence genome includes a window with the following:
- the BZW1 gene encoding eIF5-mimic protein 2 — translation MNNQKQQKPTLSGQRFKTRKRDEKERFDPTQFQDCIIQGLTETGSDLEAVAKFLDASGAKLDYRRYAETLFDILVAGGMLAPGGTLADDLMRTDVCVFAAQEDLETMQAFAQVFNKLIRRYKYLEKGFEDEVKKLLLFLKGFSESERNKLAMLTGILLANGTLNASILNSLYNENLVKEGVSAAFAVKLFKSWINEKDINAVAASLRKVNMDNRLMELFPANKQSLEHFTKYFTDAGLKELSEYVRNQQTIGARKELQKELQEQMSRGDPFKDIILYVKEEMKKNNISEQTVIGIVWSSVMSTVEWNKKEELVAEQAIKHLKQYSPLLAAFTTQGQSELTLLLKIQEYCYDNIHFMKAFQKIVVLFYKAEVLSEEPILKWYKDAHLAKGKSVFLEQMKKFVEWLKNAEEESESETEEGD, via the exons ATGAATAATCAAAAGCAGCAGAAGCCAACGCTATCAGGCCAGCGTTTTAAAACTAGAAAAAGAG ATGAAAAAGAGAGGTTTGACCCTACTCAGTTTCAGGACTGTATTATTCAAGGTCTAACTGAAACTGGCAGTGACTTGGAAGCAGTAGCAAAATTTCTTGATGCTTCTGGAGCAAAACTTGACTATCGCCGCTATGCAGAGACACTCTTTGACATTCTGGTGGCTGGTGGAATGCTGG CCCCAGGTGGTACTCTGGCAGATGACCTGATGCGTACAGATGTCTGTGTATTTGCAGCACAAGAAGATCTAGAAACCATGCAAGCATTTGCTCAG GTTTTTAACAAGCTAATCAGGCGTTACAAATACCTGGAAAAAGGCTTTGAAGATGAAGTCAAAAAG ctgctgctgttcctaaAAGGTTTTTCAGAGTCTGAGCGGAACAAACTGGCCATGTTGACAGGTATCCTCTTGGCCAATGGGACACTTAATGCATCAATTCTCAACAGCCTCTACAATGAGAATTTGGTTAAAGAAG GTGTTTCTGCAGCTTTTGCAGTAAAGCTGTTCAAATCATGGATCAATGAGAAAGATATTAACGCAGTGGCTGCTAGCCTTCGTAAAGTCAACATGGACAACAGACTGATG gAACTCTTTCCAGCCAACAAACAAAGCCTTGAACACTTTACAAAGTATTTCACTGATGCAGGACTAAAAGAACTTTCAGAATATGTTCGGAACCAACAAACCATAGGAGCTCGTAAAGAGCTGCAGAAAGAACTTCAAGAGCAGATGTCACGTGGAGATCCATTTAAGGAT ATAATCTTGTATGTCAAGGAGGAGATGAAGAAAAATAACATCTCAGAACAGACTGTGATAGGCATAGTCTGGTCTAGTGTAATGAGCACTGTGGAATGGAACAAAAAAGAGGAGTTGGTAGCAGAACAAGCCATCAAGCACCTGAAG CAATACAGCCCTCTGCTTGCTGCCTTTACTACCCAAGGTCAGTCTGAACTGACACTGTTACTGAAGATTCAGGAGTACTGTTATGACAACATTCACTTCATGAAAGCCTTCCAGAAAATAGTGGTGCTCTTTTATAAAG CTGAAGTTCTGAGTGAGGAACCCATCTTGAAATGGTACAAAGATGCACATCTTGCAAAAGGAAAGAGTGTTTTTCTGGAACAAATGAAAAAGTTTGTGGAATGGCTCAAGAATGCTGAAGAAG AGTCTGAGTCAGAAACTGAAGAGGGTGACTGA